In Methanothermobacter sp. K4, one genomic interval encodes:
- a CDS encoding ATP-binding protein, whose protein sequence is MKPFVRIAEPHEDIMREKLPLDVFAANLWSVHMGDAPAEYRDPEVFFRKTYMTRGLRNIMDIVGDRLEGRGGDPVIQLQTPFGGGKTHTLISLYHRAAEMGARTVVLAGDALDASETTLWAEMERQLRGEVRELSGMTSPGMDKIKRLLDENQPVLILIDELLEYTVKASGVTVGESTLAAQLLAFMQELSQAASSLERVALVVTLPSSSLEHYDESAERMFHQLTKILGRTEKIFTPVEDDEIYSVIRTRLFRRIDESAAAEVIETFIEKAESEGILPEGIDAAEYREVFRKSYPFQPEVIDVLYERWGSFPEFQRTRGVLRLLAMVVNQLRSLNIPVIRLSDFPLDSGNLKREFLRFTGSNFQSIIASDITSPDAGARIIDHKLKGYEPYRIGTRIATSIFLYSFSGGGTRNGATIRDIKMACLEPEIPMSIIDEALNSMIERLFYIHRQVDLYYFSGEANLNSIVLRKKENIKDEDVTEEERRLLGEITGKKIFSVYIWPSSTSDVPDDMKLKLVIPVDSTECSSFLEAKGGNPRVYRNTMIFLVEDDAHRHQLVDHIKTKLAWMAVESDRQLSLTDEQKREVRERIKALSAEDREKIRNLYRIVLVPSRAGLERLDLGMASYGADIKVDYEIKSKLMEEDKLLESMEPVIIERRYLEGDYIETERILKSLYTTPGAMRITSPEVLGAAIRLGVRRGLFGLGVLDGEPNCTHLNEDCTVSLKSPEIIVNPELCEKCPPDTIEVDVSELEKLAQEERATREILEEYTEKYREKGCEPERVEEKLRETIAEGVRAGKFRVDGREVPEFAPDEKLQPMEENGDGPIRGIELEFRAPLDNMFDIIKIKRTLSEDFSNLDAVAEIRIVASDGEMKEEKYDRILETFEQLGIELKIIRR, encoded by the coding sequence ATGAAACCATTTGTGAGAATTGCTGAACCCCATGAGGATATAATGAGGGAAAAACTTCCCCTGGATGTGTTCGCAGCCAACCTCTGGAGCGTCCACATGGGGGATGCTCCAGCCGAGTACAGGGACCCTGAGGTCTTCTTCAGGAAAACCTACATGACCCGTGGACTCAGGAACATAATGGATATCGTTGGTGACAGACTCGAGGGCAGAGGCGGCGACCCGGTGATACAGCTCCAGACACCCTTCGGTGGGGGTAAAACCCACACCCTCATATCCCTCTACCACAGGGCAGCGGAGATGGGGGCCAGGACGGTTGTACTGGCAGGCGACGCCCTGGACGCAAGTGAAACCACACTCTGGGCTGAAATGGAGAGGCAGCTCCGTGGAGAGGTGAGGGAACTTTCAGGGATGACCTCCCCGGGCATGGATAAGATAAAGAGGCTCCTGGATGAGAACCAGCCTGTCCTCATACTCATCGATGAACTCCTGGAGTACACCGTGAAGGCCAGCGGGGTCACCGTGGGCGAGTCCACACTGGCCGCCCAGTTACTGGCATTCATGCAGGAGCTCAGCCAGGCGGCATCATCCCTTGAAAGGGTTGCACTGGTGGTGACGCTACCATCAAGTTCCCTTGAACACTACGATGAATCAGCAGAGAGGATGTTTCATCAGCTCACAAAGATCCTGGGGAGGACCGAGAAGATCTTCACACCGGTGGAGGATGATGAGATCTACTCTGTCATAAGGACGAGGCTGTTTAGGAGGATAGATGAATCAGCGGCAGCTGAGGTGATAGAAACCTTCATTGAAAAGGCAGAATCTGAGGGGATACTCCCTGAGGGCATTGATGCAGCAGAGTACCGTGAGGTATTCAGGAAGAGCTACCCATTCCAGCCTGAGGTCATAGACGTCCTCTATGAGCGCTGGGGTTCATTCCCCGAGTTCCAGAGGACGAGGGGGGTGCTCAGACTCCTGGCAATGGTCGTGAACCAGCTCAGATCATTGAACATACCTGTCATAAGGTTATCTGATTTCCCACTCGATTCAGGTAACCTCAAAAGGGAGTTCCTCAGGTTCACAGGCAGCAACTTCCAGAGCATCATAGCCTCAGATATAACATCCCCTGATGCCGGCGCAAGGATCATCGACCATAAACTCAAGGGCTACGAGCCCTACAGGATAGGGACAAGGATAGCCACGTCAATCTTCCTGTACTCGTTCTCAGGTGGTGGAACAAGGAACGGGGCAACCATAAGGGATATAAAGATGGCCTGCCTTGAACCCGAGATACCCATGTCCATCATAGACGAGGCCCTCAACAGCATGATCGAGAGGCTCTTCTACATACACAGGCAGGTGGACCTCTACTACTTCTCAGGGGAGGCCAACCTTAACTCCATAGTACTCAGGAAGAAGGAGAACATAAAGGACGAGGATGTCACTGAGGAGGAGAGGAGACTCCTGGGTGAGATAACAGGGAAGAAGATATTCAGCGTCTACATCTGGCCTTCATCAACATCCGACGTCCCGGATGACATGAAACTCAAACTCGTGATACCCGTGGACTCCACAGAATGCAGCAGCTTCCTGGAGGCCAAGGGTGGAAATCCAAGGGTCTACAGGAATACCATGATATTCCTGGTGGAGGACGATGCCCACAGGCACCAGCTTGTTGACCATATAAAGACGAAACTCGCATGGATGGCAGTGGAGTCAGACAGGCAGCTATCCCTCACAGATGAACAGAAGAGGGAGGTCAGGGAGAGGATAAAGGCACTCTCAGCGGAGGACAGGGAGAAGATAAGGAACCTCTACAGGATAGTCCTTGTACCATCACGGGCAGGACTCGAGAGGCTGGACCTGGGAATGGCAAGCTACGGTGCAGACATCAAGGTGGACTATGAGATAAAGAGCAAGCTCATGGAGGAGGACAAGCTCCTCGAATCCATGGAGCCAGTGATAATCGAGAGGAGGTACCTTGAGGGTGACTACATTGAGACCGAGAGGATACTGAAGAGCCTCTACACCACACCAGGTGCCATGAGGATAACCTCCCCTGAGGTACTCGGGGCCGCAATAAGGCTGGGTGTGAGAAGGGGACTGTTTGGTCTCGGAGTCCTTGACGGCGAACCCAACTGCACACATCTCAATGAGGACTGCACTGTATCCCTGAAGTCACCTGAGATAATAGTGAATCCAGAGCTCTGCGAGAAGTGCCCCCCGGATACCATAGAAGTGGATGTCAGTGAACTTGAAAAACTGGCCCAGGAGGAAAGGGCAACACGTGAAATACTTGAGGAGTATACAGAGAAGTATAGGGAGAAGGGATGTGAACCTGAAAGGGTTGAGGAGAAACTCAGAGAGACAATAGCTGAGGGTGTGAGGGCAGGTAAGTTCAGGGTCGATGGCAGGGAGGTGCCAGAGTTCGCACCGGATGAGAAACTGCAACCCATGGAAGAAAATGGAGATGGACCTATCAGGGGAATTGAACTGGAGTTCAGAGCCCCCCTCGACAACATGTTCGATATCATCAAGATCAAGAGGACCCTCAGCGAGGACTTCAGCAACCTGGATGCGGTGGCAGAGATAAGGATAGTGGCCAGTGATGGGGAGATGAAAGAGGAGAAGTATGACAGGATCCTTGAAACCTTTGAACAGCTCGGAATCGAGTTGAAGATTATACGAAGGTAG
- a CDS encoding DUF1156 domain-containing protein, with protein MDERFIERTFPVARVSENSAREKNIRHGHISTLHIWWARRPLASSRATIYASLIPSATDDLEEVRVKGFIEELSEWENSLNQGMIERARRDIRDYHGRPPRVLDPFGGGGSIPLEALRLGCETYSMDLNPVAVLIQKCTLEYPQRYGADESWADAEPRLLRDVKRWGEWVLREAEEELSRFYPEDDDGSIPAAYIWARTLPCQNPDCEAEIPLMRQYWLARKKNRRIALKPVVSGGGVEFEIMEDPDFDPSKGTISRAIVECPVCGSTIPANDTRRLFQEGKAGERLIAVALTHPKRRGKTYRLATEKDLQAYLEAREYLEKKRSELMEEWGIDPVPDEPTPLGKGSGAERAFSVRNYGLDTWGDLFNARQKLALITFTEKIRQAHQKMLGEGYPEDYAKAVVSYLGLGLDRMADRNGSLSIWNNIAEKQEHTFGRQALPMVWDYAETNVIKGVQGWVKQFSYTINTLEKISRFFSRSSNPISNVVQGSAVSLPFDDNYFDAVFTDPPYYDNVPYSYLSDFFYVWLKRALGDLYPDLFMTPLTPKRGEMVAYTNNKSMDEAREEFESMLRNSFREIHRVLRPGGIANIVYAHKTTHGWETVINSLLDSGLMVTASWPIFTEMRARMRAQGSAALASSIYIVARKPDFEKSTGYYEEVLGELKEVLGEKLDYLWGEGISGPDFFIAAIGAGLEVIGKYSEILKYNGEVIRGSRLLDDIRAVAADFAIRRILDNGFAEGLSALTRFYLFYRWNFGNSTVEFDEARKLAGSLGIDLQNTRAGFIRIQRGKVTVLGPDKREEDHDTTELIDGLHLAARLWSEGRREELQELLLDTGYGTDERFYRVAQAIIEFLPDCKEKQWLEGLTVNRDTMIKNLKEKTRQKTLRDY; from the coding sequence ATGGATGAGAGATTTATCGAGAGGACCTTCCCTGTTGCCAGGGTGAGTGAGAACTCTGCACGTGAGAAGAATATAAGGCATGGTCATATTTCCACCCTTCATATCTGGTGGGCCAGGCGACCCCTTGCGAGCAGCCGGGCCACCATCTACGCCAGTCTGATCCCCTCAGCGACGGATGACCTGGAGGAGGTCCGGGTTAAGGGGTTCATTGAGGAGTTGAGTGAATGGGAGAACAGCTTGAATCAGGGGATGATTGAGAGGGCCCGAAGGGATATAAGGGATTATCATGGCCGGCCACCCCGTGTACTGGACCCCTTTGGGGGTGGTGGCAGCATACCCCTTGAGGCCCTCCGTCTGGGGTGTGAGACCTACAGTATGGACCTTAATCCGGTGGCTGTCCTGATACAGAAGTGCACCCTTGAGTACCCCCAGAGGTATGGAGCTGATGAGTCATGGGCTGATGCTGAACCCAGGCTTCTGAGGGATGTTAAGAGGTGGGGGGAATGGGTCCTCAGGGAGGCTGAAGAGGAGCTTTCACGTTTCTACCCGGAGGATGATGATGGTTCAATCCCCGCGGCCTATATCTGGGCCAGGACACTACCATGCCAGAATCCTGACTGTGAGGCAGAGATACCCCTTATGAGACAGTACTGGCTTGCCAGGAAGAAGAACAGGAGAATAGCCCTTAAACCTGTGGTATCAGGTGGTGGGGTTGAATTTGAGATCATGGAGGACCCTGACTTTGACCCGTCTAAGGGGACCATTTCAAGGGCCATCGTAGAATGTCCGGTCTGCGGTTCAACCATACCCGCCAATGACACGAGGCGCCTCTTCCAGGAGGGTAAGGCGGGTGAGAGGCTCATCGCCGTGGCACTCACACATCCCAAGCGGAGGGGTAAAACCTATCGCCTTGCAACTGAAAAGGACCTGCAGGCCTACCTGGAAGCCAGGGAATACCTGGAAAAGAAAAGAAGTGAACTCATGGAGGAGTGGGGAATAGACCCGGTCCCTGATGAGCCAACACCCCTAGGGAAGGGTAGTGGGGCTGAAAGAGCATTTTCTGTTAGAAATTATGGTCTTGACACATGGGGTGATCTTTTCAATGCCCGGCAGAAACTTGCCCTCATCACCTTCACCGAGAAAATCCGCCAGGCCCATCAGAAGATGCTGGGGGAAGGATACCCGGAAGACTACGCAAAGGCAGTGGTGAGCTACCTTGGATTAGGACTGGACAGGATGGCTGATAGAAATGGTTCTCTCTCTATATGGAATAACATAGCTGAAAAACAAGAACACACATTTGGCAGACAAGCTTTGCCAATGGTTTGGGATTATGCCGAAACTAATGTTATAAAAGGCGTTCAAGGCTGGGTAAAACAGTTTTCATATACTATAAATACATTAGAAAAAATTTCAAGATTTTTTTCAAGAAGTTCCAACCCCATTTCTAATGTTGTTCAGGGTTCTGCGGTTTCTCTTCCCTTTGATGATAATTATTTCGACGCGGTTTTCACTGATCCCCCATATTATGATAATGTCCCCTATTCGTATCTTTCAGATTTCTTCTATGTATGGTTGAAGAGGGCGCTGGGTGATCTTTACCCTGACCTCTTCATGACACCCCTCACCCCTAAGAGGGGTGAGATGGTTGCCTACACCAATAATAAGAGTATGGATGAGGCCCGGGAGGAGTTCGAGTCCATGCTCAGGAACTCCTTCAGGGAGATACACCGCGTCCTCAGACCCGGCGGCATAGCCAATATCGTCTATGCCCATAAGACCACACATGGCTGGGAGACCGTTATAAACTCCCTCCTGGATTCTGGTCTGATGGTGACCGCGTCGTGGCCCATATTCACTGAGATGAGGGCGCGTATGCGTGCTCAGGGATCTGCGGCTCTTGCCTCTTCAATTTACATCGTGGCTCGTAAGCCTGATTTTGAGAAGAGCACCGGTTATTATGAGGAGGTTCTGGGTGAGCTGAAGGAGGTTCTGGGTGAGAAGCTGGATTACCTGTGGGGTGAGGGCATAAGTGGCCCGGACTTTTTCATAGCAGCTATAGGGGCCGGCCTGGAGGTTATAGGCAAGTACAGTGAGATCCTCAAGTACAATGGTGAGGTGATCCGGGGGTCCAGGTTACTGGATGATATACGTGCGGTTGCAGCTGACTTCGCCATAAGGAGGATCCTGGATAATGGGTTCGCAGAGGGCCTCTCAGCCCTCACAAGGTTCTACCTATTCTACCGGTGGAACTTCGGAAACTCCACCGTGGAATTCGATGAGGCGAGGAAACTCGCCGGCAGCCTCGGCATAGACCTCCAGAACACCAGGGCAGGCTTCATAAGGATACAGAGGGGTAAGGTCACCGTCCTGGGCCCCGACAAGAGGGAAGAGGACCATGACACCACAGAACTCATAGACGGACTCCACCTGGCAGCCAGATTATGGAGTGAGGGCAGGAGGGAGGAACTCCAGGAACTGCTCCTTGATACCGGCTACGGTACCGATGAAAGATTCTACCGTGTCGCCCAGGCCATAATAGAATTCCTACCAGACTGCAAGGAAAAACAGTGGCTCGAAGGACTCACAGTGAACAGGGACACCATGATAAAAAATCTCAAAGAAAAAACCAGACAGAAAACACTCAGGGACTATTAA
- a CDS encoding helicase-related protein, whose product MQGINEKIGHSNLELKVLRDYIYRGGSLIEEGSVIRGPFWPETVRVLKAVDGGESIIIYGVTVNTGSPVSTILTMEDLERVEFVRTADFRADPHEFFMGIEAYRLRNASLFDGYLAMNTSRIDPLPFQLEAVYRYALSMPRMRFMIADDPGAGKTIMAGMIIKELKLRGAASRVLIVTPGHLKAQWQREMREKFQEHFVVVDRSYMRSRQGENPWMIENSYITSIDFAKQDDVMASLSSTRWDLVVVDEAHKMSARVRSENKTDKTRRYRLGHILSRTSDHMLLLTATPHSGDPDAFRLLLDLLRPGFFSNPELIQEARRNRDNPLFIRRVKEELRDFDGKPIFPRRYTHTHSFNLSDREMELYNKISRYITEQYNRAISTDRRAHVFAMMLLQRRMASSIYAVMMSLRRKRERCLQLMEDLESVSRIEVPGDYSDLEERKIWEIERILEGSTLAESLPELKAEVRTLEGLIEDAERLLESGTETKLGELQRILEEIGDEKILIFSESKDTVDYLLERIESWGYSVCTIHGDMGMDERIAAEEDFRRNRQVMVATEAAGEGINLQFCHIMVNYDIPWNPNRLEQRMGRIHRYKQRRDVHIYNLVAGNTREGLVMRRLLEKLDSIRQDIGSDKVYDVIGEIYTERDISGIIEKTLRGELRDDEIDELLKPSEDILERIMDEQLAVEVDYTRMRDIKRIIKERKLAPEYVEEFFRTVFRRMGWKYTERKGLYTIRTPHELLRIWNDELRRRYGTLRREYRNLTFNPRTDEHEFISFGHPLLEATIRYTGKRFGDALLQGSTFRDPSGRYRGTIWFYRGRVTDGRNEPAGERVFALQDTGEEVVEVSPMILWDLVPDSHPVEDDVSEDRASAAATRALMRYMDKLRDERKKRTGIKRKYGLRSIQYLIDTSQAKLIEYYRRLDEGEDMGIAIRNEEERLEEYRHRKRELEREMEMEETLTASPPELLGMIHVEAPEIPGREDIEMIGMKVTMDHERSNGRIPEDVSGENLGFDVRSTSESEVRYIEVKARSGRDNIELTQNEWLKARRFRENYWLYVVYSATEDPELITIQDPYGKLEPVRREEVRYIVPGEQIRRTEE is encoded by the coding sequence ATGCAGGGAATAAATGAAAAAATTGGACACTCTAACCTTGAGCTTAAGGTATTAAGAGATTACATTTACAGGGGTGGTAGTCTGATAGAGGAGGGATCTGTGATAAGGGGCCCCTTCTGGCCGGAAACGGTCAGGGTGCTGAAGGCAGTGGATGGTGGAGAAAGCATAATAATCTACGGTGTTACAGTCAATACCGGGTCCCCTGTGAGCACAATACTGACCATGGAGGACCTTGAAAGGGTTGAATTCGTGAGAACGGCAGACTTCAGGGCTGATCCACATGAATTCTTCATGGGCATAGAGGCATACCGCCTCAGAAACGCCTCCCTCTTTGACGGCTACCTTGCAATGAACACATCCCGGATAGACCCCCTCCCATTCCAGCTTGAGGCGGTGTACCGCTACGCCCTCAGCATGCCCCGCATGAGGTTCATGATAGCCGACGACCCGGGCGCAGGTAAGACCATAATGGCCGGGATGATCATAAAGGAACTGAAACTCCGGGGAGCCGCCAGCAGGGTCCTCATAGTAACACCTGGCCACCTCAAGGCCCAGTGGCAGCGTGAAATGAGGGAGAAATTCCAGGAGCACTTCGTTGTCGTGGACCGATCATATATGAGGTCAAGGCAGGGTGAAAACCCATGGATGATTGAGAACAGCTACATAACCTCCATTGACTTTGCAAAGCAGGATGACGTGATGGCATCACTATCATCAACAAGGTGGGACCTTGTGGTTGTTGATGAGGCCCACAAGATGAGCGCAAGGGTCAGATCAGAAAACAAAACAGATAAAACAAGGAGGTACAGGCTCGGCCATATACTCTCCAGGACATCAGACCATATGCTCCTTCTCACAGCCACCCCACACAGCGGTGACCCCGATGCCTTCAGGCTTCTCCTGGACCTCCTCAGACCCGGATTCTTCTCAAACCCGGAACTCATACAGGAGGCAAGGAGAAACAGGGACAACCCACTCTTCATAAGGAGGGTGAAGGAGGAACTCAGGGACTTTGATGGGAAGCCCATATTCCCCAGGAGGTACACCCACACCCACAGCTTCAACCTCAGCGACAGGGAGATGGAACTCTACAATAAGATCTCACGCTACATAACAGAACAGTACAACCGGGCCATCTCAACCGACAGGAGGGCCCATGTATTTGCAATGATGCTCCTCCAGAGGAGGATGGCATCAAGCATATACGCGGTTATGATGTCCCTCAGGAGGAAGAGGGAAAGATGCCTCCAGCTAATGGAGGACCTTGAATCCGTGTCCCGGATAGAGGTTCCCGGTGACTACAGCGACCTGGAGGAGAGGAAGATCTGGGAGATCGAAAGAATCCTCGAGGGAAGCACACTGGCGGAGTCCCTCCCTGAACTCAAAGCAGAAGTGAGGACCCTGGAGGGACTTATAGAGGATGCAGAGAGACTCCTGGAATCAGGGACCGAGACCAAGCTCGGGGAGCTTCAGAGGATCCTGGAGGAGATAGGTGATGAGAAGATACTCATCTTCAGCGAATCAAAGGACACCGTCGACTACCTCCTTGAGAGGATAGAGTCCTGGGGGTACAGCGTGTGCACCATTCACGGTGATATGGGCATGGATGAGCGCATAGCCGCCGAGGAGGACTTCCGGAGGAACCGGCAGGTTATGGTTGCAACCGAGGCCGCGGGTGAGGGTATAAACCTCCAGTTCTGCCACATAATGGTCAACTATGACATCCCCTGGAACCCCAACCGCCTTGAGCAGAGGATGGGGAGGATACACCGGTACAAGCAGAGGAGGGACGTCCACATATACAACCTGGTGGCCGGGAACACCAGGGAGGGCCTCGTGATGAGGAGGCTACTTGAGAAACTTGACAGCATCCGCCAGGACATAGGATCAGATAAGGTCTACGATGTGATCGGTGAGATATACACCGAACGCGACATTTCAGGCATAATAGAGAAGACCCTCAGGGGTGAATTGAGGGACGACGAGATAGATGAACTCCTCAAACCATCCGAGGATATCCTTGAGAGGATAATGGATGAGCAGCTTGCAGTTGAGGTCGACTACACCCGCATGAGGGACATAAAGCGCATAATAAAGGAGCGGAAACTCGCACCGGAGTACGTTGAGGAATTCTTCAGAACGGTATTCAGAAGGATGGGGTGGAAGTACACCGAAAGGAAGGGCCTCTACACCATCAGGACACCCCATGAACTGCTTCGCATCTGGAACGATGAACTCAGAAGGAGGTACGGGACACTGAGGAGGGAGTACAGGAACCTCACCTTCAACCCGAGGACAGATGAACACGAGTTCATATCCTTCGGCCACCCCCTCCTCGAGGCCACCATAAGGTACACAGGTAAGAGGTTTGGAGACGCGCTCCTCCAGGGCTCAACCTTCAGGGACCCATCAGGGAGATACAGGGGAACCATATGGTTCTACAGGGGAAGGGTCACAGATGGGAGGAACGAACCCGCAGGTGAAAGGGTCTTCGCCCTCCAGGACACCGGAGAGGAGGTGGTGGAGGTGAGTCCAATGATCCTCTGGGACCTTGTACCCGACAGCCACCCGGTCGAGGATGATGTGAGCGAGGATCGGGCCAGTGCAGCCGCAACCAGGGCCTTGATGAGGTACATGGATAAACTGAGGGATGAGAGGAAGAAGAGAACCGGCATAAAAAGGAAGTACGGCTTGAGATCCATACAGTACCTCATAGACACCTCCCAGGCAAAACTCATCGAATACTACAGGCGCCTCGATGAGGGGGAGGACATGGGCATAGCCATAAGAAATGAGGAGGAAAGACTCGAGGAGTACAGGCACAGAAAGAGGGAACTCGAAAGGGAGATGGAGATGGAGGAGACCCTCACAGCATCACCCCCCGAACTCCTTGGAATGATACACGTGGAGGCCCCTGAGATCCCCGGCAGGGAGGACATAGAGATGATAGGAATGAAGGTCACCATGGACCATGAGAGGAGCAATGGAAGGATACCCGAGGACGTATCAGGGGAGAACCTTGGATTCGATGTGAGGTCGACCTCAGAGTCAGAGGTCAGGTACATTGAGGTCAAGGCGAGAAGCGGAAGGGATAATATTGAGCTTACACAGAACGAGTGGCTCAAGGCCAGGAGGTTCAGGGAGAACTACTGGCTCTACGTGGTCTACAGTGCCACTGAGGACCCTGAACTCATCACCATCCAGGACCCATACGGTAAACTTGAACCGGTGAGGAGAGAGGAAGTGAGGTACATCGTACCCGGTGAACAGATAAGGAGAACGGAGGAATAA
- a CDS encoding amino acid permease: protein MKNPLRRELTLFDTINLVIGTIVGADIYIVAAYGAGSLGPASILAWFLAGLMAVVIALVFSEASRILPVTGGPYTYVGETLGRFAGFITGWSLWVSSWIAIAVFPIAFVYYLEYFIPLNAIWEALIKVLFIVSLTLINISGVGRAGKVNDILTVLKVAPVLLFAILGVVYLALHPTTLTGNYTPLAPMGLGALGGVTVLVFWAYVGFELVTVPADEVKNPERNIPLAITLGMVFVMLFYLLTNAVILGLVPWRVLAASSAPLTVAGYSLLGGLGALILTAGAVFSIAGSEEAGMLTTARLLFAMSSDGFLPGFLSRVHGRFGTPHISILVQNLTALLAALTGTASGLIELSVLTLLIPYTATCISLGVLKRREGRPVPMKSVLGVLICIYLLLNTTTWTIFAGLLLIMGGVPLYLVFGRKNLKRD from the coding sequence ATGAAGAACCCGCTGCGGAGGGAACTCACCCTCTTTGACACCATCAACCTTGTAATCGGGACCATAGTGGGGGCCGACATCTACATCGTGGCTGCCTATGGTGCAGGTAGCCTTGGCCCGGCCTCCATACTGGCCTGGTTCCTGGCCGGCCTCATGGCAGTGGTTATTGCACTTGTATTCTCTGAGGCCTCCAGGATCCTCCCTGTGACCGGGGGCCCCTACACCTATGTAGGTGAAACCCTTGGACGTTTCGCGGGTTTCATAACCGGATGGTCGCTCTGGGTTTCCTCGTGGATCGCCATAGCGGTGTTCCCCATAGCTTTCGTCTACTACCTCGAATACTTCATCCCCCTGAATGCCATCTGGGAGGCCCTGATAAAGGTCCTGTTCATCGTCTCACTCACCCTCATAAACATTTCAGGGGTTGGGAGGGCGGGTAAGGTGAATGATATCCTGACGGTCCTCAAGGTGGCGCCTGTGCTCCTCTTTGCCATCCTGGGGGTGGTGTACCTCGCCCTCCACCCGACAACCCTTACAGGTAATTACACTCCCCTGGCACCCATGGGCCTCGGTGCCCTTGGCGGTGTCACCGTACTTGTGTTCTGGGCCTACGTCGGGTTTGAGCTTGTGACGGTCCCTGCAGATGAGGTTAAAAATCCCGAGAGAAACATACCCCTCGCCATAACACTGGGTATGGTCTTTGTGATGCTATTCTACCTCCTCACCAATGCTGTTATACTTGGCCTTGTACCATGGAGGGTGCTTGCAGCCTCAAGCGCACCCCTCACCGTTGCGGGTTACAGTCTCCTTGGTGGTCTTGGGGCCCTCATACTTACCGCAGGTGCTGTATTTTCAATTGCAGGTTCAGAGGAGGCCGGGATGCTCACAACTGCAAGGTTGCTCTTTGCAATGTCCTCTGACGGCTTCCTTCCGGGTTTCCTTTCCAGGGTGCATGGGAGGTTCGGGACGCCCCACATCAGCATCCTTGTCCAGAACCTCACAGCCCTCCTGGCGGCGCTAACCGGCACAGCTTCGGGGCTCATTGAACTCTCTGTTCTGACTCTGCTGATTCCCTATACTGCTACATGTATTTCCCTGGGTGTACTCAAAAGGAGGGAGGGGCGTCCTGTTCCCATGAAGAGTGTTCTGGGCGTCCTTATCTGTATCTACCTCCTTCTGAACACCACGACCTGGACAATCTTCGCAGGGCTGCTCCTCATCATGGGGGGTGTGCCACTGTACCTGGTCTTCGGGAGGAAGAACCTGAAGCGGGACTGA